A window of Gimesia sp. contains these coding sequences:
- a CDS encoding efflux RND transporter periplasmic adaptor subunit, translating to MKSPFQSDRLRHFYKRNAGKIWVLQTAFLILIGFSIAWSMKAPSSESDQPPKETAHAGHAKAPQIWTCSMHPQIRRNAPGKCPICGMELVPVGPTPEGMRTIQISETARNLLRIETTPVERREVTAKIRMVGKVEYDETKLAHITAWVSGRLDRLYVDFTGVEVKKGEHLVYIYSEELYAAQEELIQALKYKKEGPAKTTRLVQPIDLVASAREKLRLLGLTAEQIQEIEKRGTPSEHLTIYSPIGGIVIKKLKEEGDRVRTGDRIYTVADLNLVWVKLDAYESDLIWLHYGQKVKFKTEAYPGETFTGRIAFIDPVLNESTRTVKVRVNVPNKDGKLKPEMFVSAVVESQVATGGRVLDEELMGKWISPMHPEIIKDHPGVCDICGMPLVRAETLGDVITPEEKKDKPLVIPVSAALVTGTRAIVYVEVPTASKPTYEGREIVLGPRAGNYYIVRNGLREGELVVTNGNFQLDSALQISAKPSMMTPEGGGGGGHHHGGSSSSNKKMEQKQSQSQTMSLPPQFQQQLSRVLQASDAVTAAIEKSELTQVRAAFEQLGQALQQTDTKLLTGHAAMLWGEFSMLLSNDAVEGGDVLSLEEADQVYAKLKRHIQRVRAQFGMNHTNHENSAKDIEVPAEFQTELAPLLSFYFTLSDFLASDQEQKALGAGSKLKQILGSIQSSALQGDALRYWNQEAANLAGIADQFKLAKDLKSLRKSFALLSQEILVLVKTFDLARQPPLYELHCPMAFQGRGAIWLQRDTEVKNPYFGTSMLKCADRVVPIAREQLQEKPIEHKGHDHQ from the coding sequence ATGAAATCACCTTTTCAATCTGACCGGTTACGTCACTTCTACAAACGAAATGCCGGGAAAATCTGGGTTTTGCAAACGGCCTTTTTGATATTGATCGGCTTCAGTATTGCCTGGTCAATGAAGGCCCCCTCTTCGGAGTCGGATCAACCTCCGAAGGAAACCGCGCATGCAGGGCATGCAAAAGCACCGCAGATCTGGACCTGCTCCATGCATCCCCAGATTCGCCGAAACGCACCTGGCAAATGCCCGATTTGTGGTATGGAACTGGTTCCTGTGGGGCCGACGCCGGAGGGAATGCGTACGATTCAGATCAGTGAGACTGCCCGTAATCTGCTGCGAATTGAAACCACGCCTGTGGAGCGGCGTGAAGTCACAGCAAAGATTCGCATGGTGGGGAAAGTCGAGTACGACGAAACAAAGCTGGCACATATCACGGCCTGGGTTTCAGGACGTCTGGATCGACTGTACGTCGATTTTACCGGCGTCGAGGTTAAAAAAGGCGAACATCTGGTCTATATCTACAGTGAAGAGTTGTATGCTGCCCAGGAAGAGTTGATTCAGGCACTGAAATACAAAAAAGAAGGTCCTGCGAAAACGACCAGGCTGGTGCAACCGATCGATCTCGTTGCATCTGCCCGTGAAAAGCTCAGACTGCTGGGACTGACTGCAGAGCAGATTCAGGAAATAGAAAAGCGGGGCACTCCCTCAGAACATCTCACGATTTACTCACCGATCGGCGGCATCGTGATTAAAAAACTGAAAGAAGAAGGGGACCGCGTCCGCACCGGGGATCGAATTTATACTGTAGCCGATCTCAATCTGGTTTGGGTCAAGTTAGATGCCTACGAATCTGACCTGATCTGGCTGCATTATGGACAAAAAGTGAAATTCAAAACCGAAGCCTATCCGGGGGAGACATTCACGGGGCGGATTGCCTTCATTGATCCTGTCCTGAATGAGTCAACACGCACGGTCAAAGTCAGAGTGAATGTGCCAAATAAAGATGGCAAGCTGAAACCGGAAATGTTTGTCAGCGCCGTGGTGGAATCACAGGTGGCAACGGGAGGCCGTGTCCTCGATGAAGAACTGATGGGGAAATGGATCAGTCCCATGCATCCGGAAATTATTAAGGATCATCCCGGGGTCTGTGATATCTGTGGAATGCCACTGGTTCGCGCTGAGACGCTGGGAGACGTTATCACACCAGAGGAAAAAAAAGACAAACCATTGGTGATTCCTGTATCAGCAGCTCTGGTTACGGGGACAAGAGCGATTGTTTATGTCGAAGTTCCTACAGCCAGCAAGCCGACCTATGAAGGGCGGGAAATCGTTCTGGGCCCGCGTGCTGGAAATTATTACATTGTCAGGAATGGTTTGAGAGAAGGTGAACTTGTCGTCACGAATGGCAACTTCCAGTTGGATAGTGCTCTGCAGATCTCTGCTAAACCGTCCATGATGACACCCGAAGGCGGCGGTGGAGGAGGACATCACCACGGCGGCAGCAGTTCCAGCAACAAAAAGATGGAACAGAAACAGTCGCAGTCACAGACAATGTCTCTGCCACCCCAGTTTCAGCAACAACTCAGCAGAGTACTTCAAGCCTCCGATGCCGTTACTGCGGCCATTGAAAAATCGGAACTGACTCAAGTGCGTGCGGCATTCGAGCAACTGGGACAGGCCCTGCAGCAGACAGATACCAAACTACTGACGGGACATGCCGCTATGCTGTGGGGGGAATTTTCCATGTTGCTGTCAAATGACGCGGTTGAAGGCGGCGATGTTCTATCGCTGGAAGAGGCAGATCAGGTCTATGCCAAACTGAAACGGCATATACAACGTGTGCGTGCCCAGTTTGGAATGAATCATACAAATCACGAAAACAGCGCTAAGGACATTGAAGTACCTGCTGAATTTCAGACTGAATTAGCACCGTTACTGAGCTTTTATTTTACCCTCTCAGATTTTCTGGCATCCGATCAGGAACAGAAAGCACTTGGGGCTGGTTCGAAGTTGAAGCAGATACTCGGTTCGATTCAGAGTTCCGCTTTGCAGGGAGATGCTCTGAGATACTGGAATCAGGAAGCTGCCAATCTCGCCGGGATTGCCGATCAGTTTAAGCTGGCAAAGGACCTGAAGTCGCTGCGCAAGTCCTTCGCATTGCTTTCCCAGGAAATCCTGGTGCTGGTGAAGACTTTTGATCTTGCCCGCCAGCCGCCCCTGTATGAACTGCATTGTCCGATGGCCTTTCAGGGGCGGGGAGCGATCTGGTTGCAGCGCGATACTGAGGTCAAAAA